AAGAAGTTAATTTTTCAAAATTAAAGATGTCTGTTGGCGGTGGTGCGGCAGTACAACGTTCTGTTGCTGAGCGCTGGCATAAAACAACAGGTTGTCACATTATAGAAGGTTATGGAATGACAGAATGTTCACCATTAATTTCTGCAACTCGAATGGATTCAACAGAGTATTCAGCATCTATTGGAGTACCTATGCCGAATACCGATATTCGTATTATTAATGATGAAGGAAATGATGTTGGCATTGGTGAAAGAGGTGAACTTTGGGTTAAAGGGCCTCAAGTAATGCAAGGTTATTGGCAAAAGCCTGAAGAAACAGCAGAATCTATAAAAGATGGTTGGGTCGCAACAGGTGATATTGTAGAAATGGGATCAGATTTGAATTTACGTATTGTAGATCGCAAAAAAGATATGATTATTGTCTCAGGCTTCAATGTTTATCCTAATGAAATCGAAGATGTGATTGCATTAAATCCTAAAGTAAATGAAGTTGTTGCAGTGGGAATACCGAATGAACGTTCAGGGGAAAGTATTAAAGTTTATGTAACGAAAAAAGAGGAAAGTTTAACTCGTGATGAGTTAAAAAAACATTGCAGACAACATTTAACAGGATACAAAATTCCTAGAGACATTGAATTTAGGGATGAATTACCTAAAACGAGTGTAGGTAAGATTTTACGTAGAGTATTAAGGGATGAAGAAATAGCAAAAATAAGTCAATAAAAAATAAATTTATTGAACTTATTAAAATGACACTAGTCATAGTAAGTAACAATATGCTAAATAGAATCTTTAAGCGTGTAGTTTTTTCATAATCCTTAAGTAAGACCTCACCCAATACTGACTTTGGTGTTGGGTTTTCTTTTTTGCACCAAAAATTAAACGCAATTAGAATAAAATCGTAATTGCAGTTTCTTTGGTCAGATGAAAATAAATTAAGCTTGCTTTAATAGGGTAGTTGTGTTCTAATCAGAGTCTAGCTAAGAGCATTTTAAAAGTTAGTTATTATAGTTCTCCTCAGTTGTACAAAGTTTTTACTTTATTCTTGAAAGTCCTTTTAATATCCATATCTATTTAAATTAAGATGATTAGCTTCACAGCTTGATTTCAAGCATTCTATATAAATTATTAAAGACAAGGAAAACATATGTCTAAATTAACTGGTATCGTAAAATGGTTTAACTCTGAGAAAGGGTTTGGTTTCATCACTCCATCTAATGGTGGAAAAGATGTATTCGTTCATTTTTCAGGAATTGTTGGCGATAACTACAGATCATTAAATGAAAATGACAACGTAGAGTTCAGCGTTCAAGATAGTCAACGTGGACCATCTGCTGTTGATGTAAAAGTAATTTAATAGCTCTATTAAATAAATTTTAAAAAACTCTTAGTAATAAGAGTTTTTTTTATATGTACTATTTTATTCAAAGTCTCTCATTTGTAACTATTTTTTGTTCAAGATTAATTGTGAAAAATAGTTTGTATTATGCTAATAAGTATGTTCTAATACGAACCTAGCTAAGAGCAGTTTAAAAAAGTTAGTTATTATAGTTCTTCCTCATTATTTGAAAGTTTTTACTTTATTTCTTGATAGTTCTTTTAATATCCATCCCATTTATAAAGTGATTAGTTTTACCGCTTGAATTTTCAAGCATTCAAATAAATTTTAAATAAGGAAGACATATGTCTAAATTAACTGGTATTGTAAAATGGTTTAACTCTGATAAAGGTTTTGGTTTCATCACTCCATCTAATGGTGGAAAAGATGTATTCGTACATTTCTCTGGTATACTTGGTGATAACTATAAATCATTAAATGAAAATGATAATGTAGAATTCAATGTTCAAGATAGCCAACGTGGCCCATCTGCAATTGATGTAAAATTAGTTTAATTAGTGATTAAATAGATTTCTTAAGAAGCTCCTTTATAAGGGGCTTTTTTTATATCTATTAAAAAGAAAATAACATTTTACATAATTGTTATTTAAATAAATATTAAATAAGCGTTAAAAATAGGTTGTGTTATTTTTATAATTGTGTTCTAATACAGACCTAGCTAAGAGCAGTTTAAAAAAGTTAGTTATTATAGTTCTTCCTCATTATTTCAAAGTTTTTACTTTATTTCTTGATAGTCCTTTTAATATCCATCTCCATTTATAAAGTGATTAGTTTTACCGCTTGAGTTTTCAAGCATTCAAATAAATTTTAAAATAAGGAAGACATATGTCTAAATTAACTGGTATCGTAAAATGGTTCAACTCTGAGAAAGGTTTTGGTTTCATCACTCCATCTAATGGTGGAAAAGATGTATTCGTTCACTTTTCAGGAATTGTTGGTGACAACTACAGAACATTAAATGAAAATGATAACGTAGAATTCAGTGTTCAAGATAGCCAACGTGGTCCATCTGCAATTGATGTAAAATTAGTCTAATTAGTCTAATTAGCTACTAAATAGATTTTTTGAGAATCCCCTTTTATAAGGGGATTTTTTTAGGCATAGTAGACAAAATAGTTGGTAATTTTGAGGAGCTATGCCCATAGTAGACAAATGAGTTGGTTTTTATTATTTTATAAATAATTACCAACTCCTTTTATTTAGAAAATCTTTTATAAACATAATCTTATGGTATTTGGTTAAACCATTATGATTAGATAGTTTTCGTTTAAGTTCTCCAAATAAACTTTCAAGCCTATTTGTTGTTTTTTCTATATTTAATTCAGGATATTTTTCAAAAGTAAATAAATAATCCATATTATATTTTAAGCTCCTGTAAGCACTTCTTATATTACGATGTTTAAAAGGATATTTACCCTTTTCATTTATTTTATCGGAGCGTTCATTTAAATATTCTTTATGTTTTAAATACCAATAATGTAAATTAATATAGAACTCGTTTTTAGAGCTATTTTTTAATGTTTTAACTAATATTTTTAGCTCTTTTCCCGCTTCAGATTTA
This DNA window, taken from Pasteurella skyensis, encodes the following:
- the cspE gene encoding transcription antiterminator/RNA stability regulator CspE, with the translated sequence MSKLTGIVKWFNSDKGFGFITPSNGGKDVFVHFSGILGDNYKSLNENDNVEFNVQDSQRGPSAIDVKLV
- the cspE gene encoding transcription antiterminator/RNA stability regulator CspE, with amino-acid sequence MSKLTGIVKWFNSEKGFGFITPSNGGKDVFVHFSGIVGDNYRSLNENDNVEFSVQDSQRGPSAVDVKVI
- the cspE gene encoding transcription antiterminator/RNA stability regulator CspE, coding for MSKLTGIVKWFNSEKGFGFITPSNGGKDVFVHFSGIVGDNYRTLNENDNVEFSVQDSQRGPSAIDVKLV